The Cryptomeria japonica chromosome 2, Sugi_1.0, whole genome shotgun sequence region TCTGCATTACACATTTTTATGGCAAAAAATGCACAACAAAAGGCTGTGCAATACAACATGTGAGGAGTTGTTTAAGCATGAGAACATTGAATGTCATTTATTCGCATTAATGACTACATTTCGCCCTTCTTTTGGGTTTGTGGCAGTGAGCTGTAATattcatttgtttgttttcatttgctCAATCAAAAGAGGTAACGAAGGAAGCTCTGGAGTTTgggtcaaaaaaaaaattgtgtttgctTGAACTAGTTTTAGGTTGCTTAGCCTGTTGCTGCTAATCAAATGAAACGTGCGTTAGATGTGCAGGTAAGTGTTGCTTTTAGAAGAACTCTCATTTTGTGGAAAATGTGTTgtggagtttttattgattttggATACACTCTGTAAATCAACATTTTTTGAATATTTACTCTAATTATTTTCTATTAACCATAATTTCGATGTCCATTTCCTATGGTTGTTTGCCGAAATCCTTTCGTTTTCCCTCTTCCCTGCAAGCCATGACCTCGTTCTTTCAAGCTCTTGCACAAATTCTTCGATTTTCTTGTCATTCGCATACCCATAAAGCAGTTTGCTTGAAACATGCCTAAACATAAATTGTTATTACTCTTTGTGTCTTTCCAATGATGGTTGTAGTGCTATGCTTTTGTGCTTTGGTGCCCAATAAATTGTTAGCCTTCCGGTTATTTGCATTCCACGGGCATTGGATATAAAAAATTAGTTCCTTTTTATCTTGAGTTTGAGAGTGGCATATATGCATGTAAGAATCTAACAAGGTCTTCTAATGCTgtgaaaaaattaattttagtctcCTGTTTTGTTTCATCTATGTATAATGAGGATTAGTGTAATTTGTCATGCAAGCCCTTAATTTTTAGTTTTCCTCTTATGTTAAGTTGTCACGGTTAAGATTCTTAATAATATTTCTTGTAACAAACTGAAGTATAGATAGTAACTAGCAGGCAGTAGCAATTGTTTAGTGTCAGAAATTATTGGCATTTGATGATTTTAGCATTTGATCAAGTGTCTTTATATTTTTTGCTCTATAGGAAGAAAAAAATCTttgttatttttttcaatattCTCTGTTAATTTTTGTATTTAGTCGACATGGCAAAACAAATAGAATGATTAAAGTTTTGACAAAGAAGGGCACTTTGCGTATTTTTAAAAGTGAATTGGATTTGTTGCCACAGTTAAGATTCTTAATAGTGTTTCTCAAAACAAATTGATCAACAAATAGTAACTAGCATGAAGTGTCTGAAGTACAGATTGTAACTACCAGGTAGTAGGAATTGTTTGGTGTCAAAAATTATTAGCATTTGATGATTTTTGTTTGTTGAGTTTGATCACAACATAGTTATTTCTCATATTAACTTTACTTTTAAACCTGATCCCATTTACATGTTGGAAAATTGCAATTTGTAATTTTATAGACATTCCCACTTGAATTTCCTGAAACACAAGTTTCGTTAGTTCATTGCCAATATGAAATTCTATATGTTGAATAAGAGTACCTATGAAATTCTATATGTTGAATAAGAGTACTATGAAATTCTATATGCTGAATAAGAGTACTTTATATCAGTTGATAAATAAGGTAAtgaattttgaatctctttttCCTTGCATCCATATTATATCTACTAGTAAAACCAGTCTCTAGATTCCAAGgctatgtatgtttgtatgtatgtatttattttttatattaaatgtcGTGAGAAAGAAAGAGTATGCAGTGGCATGCATACAAGTCAGTGGCCATTCAATGAGCTATGTTACCATTAATGTGTGTGTTAggttgcttccctaattgacatttaCATTGTTGTTTACCTTCGTCAGAAATCCCTGCTATTTTATATGTTAGAAGTTTTATGATCCAAACAATATCAAATTTTCACAAACTTGttcattttgaatttactttttgTATTTTTTAGTTCTGCCTTGCACAAACTATAGTATTTAGTTGTAGCTTTGTTTGTCACGGCGACCAAGATATACATGGCCTTGTATTGGTAATCTCCTTTTATTGATTTCCCTTGTCTATTTCAACTTGTTTATAGAGACTATATGACTGTATGTCCTTTTCTACTCGAAAGCATTGGCCTACGACAATGTGATTAGATGTATCAAAAAAAGTGGGTGCTTCAATCAATTTTAAAATCTATTTATGTATTTGCATATATAAATAGATTGCCATACTTGTTGCCCACATAATTCTTATACAGTTAGTAGCATAAATACATGTATCCATGATGTCTGCATGCATACCAAAAAAACATCTTAGAGCAAAGGCATAGCCATATATGTATTTACACTTACACATAGATACATTTGTGGATATGTCTTTTTTTGCTCCTTCCCTCTTTCAGGCTATGCATGTACACATGCATATTCATTTATTTATGCATGCTAATCTATGCATACCTATGTATTTCCATAGTTTTGTGCATCTATATATCCATctgcatacatacatatctatgtatatgtatatatatacatacatatttgtgTTTCTACATACAGTTGCATATGGATTTCTATGTCTGTGCATTCAGATATATAGCTTTATGCTTATGCATGTAGCCATATATGCATACATGCTTCTACATCTATATATccatgtgcatacatacatatctatctatatgtgtattaatatatatacatacatatttatgtttCTGCATACACATGCATATGGATTTCTATGTCTGTGCATTCAGATATATAGCtttttatatatgtaaatataccTATATCTACCAGCTTTAGTGGAGGCATTTATCCCCAGAAAATTGTCATTGtcccaaagtttttttttttaggatGAGGAACAACAGAATTTGTTAGTGGTGACCTTATGGGAATGCGACTTACAAGGTTCATGAGTAATAGATACATTGTGCTTAACACAATGGATGCACGACAAAATGCGCTGCCACAAAATTCCTTGCATTCACGAACTCCTGCTAGGTTTGGCTACGCCTTTGAATACTTACAAAAGTGAATTTCCATGCTCTAATTAATGTACCCCACCTTTTCATGGTCATTTGATTTTTTTCTCTATGGCCTCCTCCTACAAGAAACCCATCATTCGGATTCACCGATTTGTTGAATTGTATCGAGTTGTACATGGTGCATTCTATGTGAATTTCCAGAAAAATAAATTTGACATTGTTCTTGAGTTGTCTTGAACATTGATGGGTTATGCGTTGAACATTGATACGATTTTCCCTGCCTACACTTCAGCTTCACTTGTTGCTCTATTCATCTTTCACAAGTAGAATGTATTCCTTATAGAATCTTGACAGCTTCACACTAATTAGAATACGTCAAAGGTGTGAGTTATTTTTCAAAAGGTTATTGAAGAATCAACTTTCCTCATAGTTTTCTATCTCTTGCCTCCAGATATCTTTACCCTTTTTCCAATTATGACCCCTTTTCTTGGGCCTCGTAGGCAAGCTTTAAAACTAAAGACCTGGCTCAACTGAAAGTTTTGTATTTACTGCCAAGCTTGTTTGGGTTGACTAGGCGGAGTTAAAAACTAAGAAGCAAATTAGCTAATAGATTTCTATTTTCCACCTCTTTTTTGGTCAACTAGGCAGACTTTAACATTAAAAAATTAGCTTGGTTGATAATTTTGTGTTTGTTACCTCTTTTTTCGGCTGTCTACAATTTTGTATTTTGTTGCCTtggaaaaatagaaaacaaatcattGGATTTGTTGGGTTGTCAAAGTGTGCATGTATAATTTGCATATATATTAATCTCAATatttatgaatgttttttttttatgttgcaCTTTCCTTTGGAGGTTTTATTTTAATACGCTATTCAACCTTTCTTTATGCTGCTTATTTTCCTATAGGCATTGTCTGCTCTCACAAAAGATCACTTCCTCCAATTGTGAAGAGCATTAAGTAGTATGTCATCTTCTGCTATCTCTCCTAGTCCATCACAATAGCCTCCCCCAGATACTTCGGTAATATAATCCATTCTATGTTGTCGCAAATTTAAAGATATGAGCATTCTTTTGGGTGTTTCAGCAACACAAAAAACATCACTTGTATACATGTTTCGTTGCATCCACATAGTTGTCATCATTCCCATGTTTCATAGTCTACGCATATATTCTATCCATccattggcaaaaaaaaaaaaaaaactcacaaaCACATTAACTTATAGAAATATAGAGTGACACATCCTTTTATTCAAAACTACTCCACTACCTTGTAATACAACTGGCATTCTATTATCTTGTTGCATGAATAGAGATAGAGAATGGCAccaaattagatatatatatatatatatcaccaaaCATAGTTTTCTTTTATCATGTCTGCATTGCTGCTATGAAACTTCCCtcctctataaattcaaccttcttGTCCTCTCCTTGTAGGGACTTAACGATCACCTTGAGCTTACCTCATATGCAATCCGATCTATGAATGCTGGAGATGGTATCCCTTCGCCATTGTTGCAGCTTTTGTCGTTTGAAAAAATGGTTGGTGATCCAAATGACAATGACAGATACAAAATAGTCTTGTCAGATGGCACGTATATGCAGGTAGCCATTTTGCCACCCAAGTATGTTGACTTGTTGCATGCAGAGACGTTGAAGATAGGCTCTATTCTTTTGTTGAAAAACTATGCTTGTCGATATGTTTGGAACACAAGGTACCTTCTATAATGTGTTTTCCCTCATTTATGTGAACCTCTTTCTATGTTGTTTACAAACATATTTCCTACAATTGAGCATACCTCCTTCTCACTTTTACAGGACCATCATTATATTCACTCTTGATGTGAAAAAAATGGATTGTCATTTGGTTGGAAAACCTCGATACCTCTTTAAAGAACAGGAAGAGCAAATGTTGGGCCGAGAAACCCCACCCTCTACTAAACGTGCTCTTAAATTCAATGCAGATTTGCCTTGCCCACAAAATGCTCCCTCTGAAAATATCAGCCCTATTAAAAACTTGAACCCTTACCAAAACAATTGGACCATAAAAGGCCACGTAACAAATAAGAGGAATATGCATCAATATAACACGCCAAAGTGCAATGGCCAGGTTTttagttttgatattatagatgaaGAGGGTTGTGAAATTAGAATCACTTCCTTTGACGAAATAGCAGAATTGCACTATCACCAAGTTGAAAAAGGAGCTTCATATGTTCTTTCCAAAGGTACTATAAAAGATGCAAGCACAATATACAATAATCTTAACAGCCACCTTGAGATTATCTTGACTGAAACTTCAGTTTTGAAGCGGTCTACCCCTGATGCTGTTGAgactggaaaaaaaaaaaaaagaagcttcACCCCTATTAATGAAATTCTCACCACTACCAACAATACTTTGATtgatgttattggtgttgttgtcAATGTCGGAGAGATTTCTGTAATTCGTAGAAAGGATGGCTCTACTGTAAACAAGAGAATAGTAAAAATAAATGATATGTCAACTTTGACAATAGATGTTAACCTTGGGGCCCGCCATCAGAACAACTAGGCAGTGACTTGAAAAATATGCATGCATCTGGAACATTTGTCATCCTTGTTGTTCAAAATGCAAGGGTTGGTTATTTCAATGGAAAAGTCATTATTATTTCAGCGCCTACAAGTTTTGAAATTAACCCTTCTATTCCTGAAGCAGACCCACTCCGTTTAAGAGGCGTTTTACAACAATGCCTTGATCCACACTCTTCGGTTGTCCATAGCAAAAATAACCAGTATCAAAGAATTTCAATTGCATCCATCCTACAACGTCTTAGCATTGTGCCAGAAACCATTGAGACTACTATTGCAGTTGTCTTGCGCTTCATAAAGGAAGACcaattttactatacaacttgcCCATTACAGTTCAACGATAAAGAATGTAAAAAGAAATGTAGTAAATTAGCTGAGAATTTGTGGCTCTGCCCTAGGTGTCAAACACAATTCCCTGAATGTAATTACAAATACCTTCTGCAGATGAAACTACAAGATCATACAGGCAGTGTTTGGGCTAAAGCATTTGATGAGGTTGGTACAAAACTCTTGTCTCTGTCTGCAAATGAACTATACATATTGCAATATGACTTGACAATAGAAAAAACACCTCATAGCATACTTAATAAAGTTATGTTCAAGCACTATAGCTTTACAGCTTTGGTGTCTACTGACACATACAACTTTGAGCGCAAAATAAAAGTAACAATCAATAAAGTGCAGAGGCTCAATTTTGAAGATGAGTCCACCTATCTACTTGCAGAGATTGCCAGAATGGGTGCAACCGCATGACTCTATAATGTAGGGGGAAAAAAATTGGATTTCTCTTTGTCTGCGTACACTATATGAAGCTCATTTTTTTGCATTTACAAACAATTTGACAATATTTTGTTCTGCCACACTTACTCGCAGTTATTTCAAACATTGAACCGCTACATATAACCACATATTACTATTTTGTTGTTTTGCATTTTGAGATGGCTTGATCAATCCTTTAACTGATATGTTTTTCTGCCAAAGAAGGCTGCCAATTACTGTGTTTGCTTTTATTCAAAAAGCACTACAAACATATGATGCCTTTATATTTCAGCATTTCTATACATAAACACATCTCCACAGTTTTAATCGCAATGTGCATGTCTATGGATTTTCTTTTCTATTCAAATTGTAATTCTATGTACGCTTTGTTACCACCTCTTCCACATTTACATAACAGAATTAAAGTTCAAACCATGACTATGCTAACTACTTCAAATTAATCTTTATATGTTTGCATTAATCTATTTGCAtatacacaaacacacatatatatatggatGTGGATCTGAGTATATAtgcatgtgcacacacacacacacacacacacacacacacacacacacacacacacacacacacacacacacacacatatatatatatatgtatgtctttCTCTACATAAGTGTCTGCATATGCACATATGTAAGTATATACTACTCTGGATTACATATATGTATCTGTTTatctatttatgtatatatatatatgtatgcaggtatatatgcatgtgtgtgtatgcattTGCATAGAGATGCTCCTCTGTCTATGTATTTCCATATCCACACATGTAGCTATATATTATTTTTtgctacatatatatctatatacatagatATGTTGCCATCCCCTTCGTGTTCAGCCGGCGGAGGAGGGTAgagaaccattggaagggaattGGGCTTCTACCGGCTAAACCGTCTTCACTGCCTTTCATGCATATAGGAGCGCATGTTTCTGCCATCATACACTTTTGTTATATACTATCTTGCAAGCATACTTCACAGGACTTCTGCATTGTAAAGCTTTGTTAGATTGTACGTTGCCACCATCATTGTTACAACTTCTAAATGGAAGATACCATAATAGGATTAACTACCATTTGTCCAGTTTGCCCATTGTCTAAAATGCTTCCTACCATTATTGTTTTTCCTTTATCTTTGGTTTTCTTGGTTGGCCATAACAGTAAGTATTATTTTCATACAACTTTCATCTCACAATGCATTTTTTTACTGTAATAAGCATTCCACTAAAaggttcttacatggattttagaCACCCAAACTCAGCCTTCCAATTATAGCCCCTGTTCAAGCATTATAGCTTTACAACTTTGGTGTCTACTAACACATACAACTCTGAGCACATAATAAAAGTAACAATCAACAAAGTACATAAGCCCGATTTTGAAGCTGAGTCCACCTATCTACTTACAGAGATTGCCAAAATAGGTGCAACTGCATGACTCTATAATGTAGGGAAATAAAACATAGGATTTCTCTTTGTCTAAGTACACTATATGAAGCTCATATTTCCCCATTTACAAACAATTTGACAATATTTTGTTCCTCCACACTTGCTGGCAGTTATTTCAAACATGGAACTGCTACATATAACCACATATCACTATTGTGTTGTTTTGCATTTTGAGATGGCTTGCTCAATCCTTTAACTGATATGTTTTTCTGCCAATGAAGGTTGCCAATTGTTGTGTCTGCTTTTATTCATAACCTCTTTTTCTATGcatgttttatatgtgtatacatatatatgtatggatgtatatgtgtgtgtatatatataaaaccCCACAATTTTAAAGTACCCACCCTGCAATCTCTTCCCTTTCTCCTTGCAAAAAAAACCATTTGCTAGTTTTCTTTGAAGATGATTGAAAAAAAACACCTAATCTCATTTTCCAAGAACTAACTTTTACTTCTCTTCATATACATGTGTGTTGTAGTCTGTTGTCATACCTAAATAAACATTGTTCTTTCCAATTATGGTTCATTCATATCCCTTGTTTAAAATTTGATTCAAAAAGAACTACAAACATATGATGGCTTTATATTTCAACATTTCTATACATAAACACATCTCCACAGTTTTAATCGCAATGTACATGTCTATGGATTTTCTTTTCTATTCAAACTGCAATTCTATGTGCGCTTTGTTACCACCTCTTCCAAATTTACATAGCAGAATTAAAGTTCAAATCATGACAATACTAACTTCTTCGAATTGATCTTTATACGTTTGCATTGATCTGTTtacatacacacaaacacacacatatatatggatGTAGATCTGagtatatatgcatgcatacatatgtgtgtgtgtgtgtgtgtgtgtgtgtgtgtgtgtgtgtgtgtgactttCTCTACATAAATGTCTGCATATACACATATGCAAGTATATACTACCCTGATCTACATATATGTATTTGTTTatctatttatgtatatatatatgtatgtaggtatATATGCATCTATGTATATGCATTTGCATAGAGATGTTGCTCTATCTACGTATTTCCATATCCACAGATGTGGCTATATATTGTTTTTTGCTACATATATGTCTATATGCATAGATATGCTGCAATCTCCTTCATGTTTAGTCGGcggaggagggtggagaaccattggaagggaaCTGGGATTCTACTGACTGAACCGTCTTCACTGCCTTTCATACATATAGGATTGCATATTTCTGCCATCATACACTTTTATTATATACTACCTTGCAAGCATAGTTCACAGGACTTCTACATTGTAAAGCTTTGTTAGATTGTACATTGCCACCATTATTGTTACAACTTCTAAATGGAAGACATCGTAATAGGATTAACTACCATTTGTCTGGTTTGCCCATTGTCTAAAATGCTTCCTACCATTATTGTTTTTCCTTTATCTTTGGTTTGCTTGGCCAGACATAACGGTAAGTATTATTTTCATACAACTTTCATCTCACAATGCATTTTTTTACTGTAATAAGCATTCCACTAAAaggttcttacatggattttaaaaACCCAAACTCAGCCTTCCAATTATAACCCAACAAGTTTAGCTTTGCACTGATTGTTCATGCCCATTTATATTCTGGTTGCATTCTTTCATCTGCAGTCTAAAATTTAATCTACGTTATTTCACATTGGGCTACAATTTAAACCAACTTGTCAACTACAACTTTATTGCATTGTGATTGAATCTTgccaaataaaaaaaaagaatggttGCAAATTACTCAATTATAAGTTTGTTATATTGTAAGCACTTGTTGGAAAATTAACTTCCCTATGAAATAGTCAATTACTAATTTGGTATAGACATATGGGATTTTCgaaaaaaaaatggaaattaaaaaCACGGTTGCCCACATCTGTGTTTGCTACCATCTCTTTTCAACTTATTAGTTCTAAGAAATCCTCAAGCCCTCCCATAGGTTCTTCCTGTTCTTTATGAGCCCTACAGATTTTATAGTTGTTATTTACGTTTGCTTAAGGAATCAACATCTGCATTAagtgttttggcaaaaaaaaaaaattccttgttATTTATCTTTGTTTATATATATCTTAGATTAGTTACTTTCTTCAAACATTTGGTGGTCTATATCCTGGTTTCCCACCATTATgtaattctttcattttttttttaaaactcccCAATCCACTATTCACAAAGGCATTGATTTAAATGTCTCATGTCCATACTGATAACTCTGCTATGTGTATTGTGCAACATCCTATGTTAAATTGTTGTTGTTGCTTAATAATGGTTGTTCTTCTAACTTGCCCATCAAATGGCATGAGATTGGCATTCTAAACTGCATGTATTCTGCCATCTTGAAATAAATCATTGTACAtgtatatctatctctttatatacacacacacgcacatacTTATTTATCTGCATAAGCACATATGTAAGTATATACTGTCCTAAACTACATGTATGTGACTATTtacctatttatatatatatatgcaggtatatatgcatgtgtgtatgtgcatatacatatatatgctcaTCTATCTATGTATTTGCATATGCACACATGTAACTATATACTATTTTACActgcacatatatgtatatacataacaAGGTATGTCCATATGTCCTTCCACTTATCTAAAAAACCCCATTTATATCTGCCCTTCCATAAATGCATTGCACCATTTACGTGTACCCTTGTATCCCATTTCTATTCATATAAGTATGCAGCCACACCCATACACACCCTTCCACAAACACTTTTCACCGGACTGCGCCCCTTCCCATTAGGCTATCCATACAATAGAATTCCCTTTGTCTTCAATCGAcagaggagggtggagaaccattggaagggaCTTGGGGTTCTACCGATTGAAGACTCTACACTGCATTTTAGATTCTTGCACCACAAATATGCTCCCAACCATATGTGTTGCACACTCAATAGCCATCCACCTGTTCTTTCCCCTTTATAGCTTCTCATTCTAACACAACACCATTCTTGTATTTCTCTCAGATCTCCAAAGAGCTTGCTACACAAATATTAGATTTGaaaaaagctagaaagaaagaacaaaataggATCTACTATGCAAAACGTAGAGAAGAAATTTCTATAAAGCGGCAATACAAACGCCTTAATCAAAACATGGATTCCAATTATTTGCAAGTATTGCCAAATCTGGTTGCAACCCACTCTTCAGGTATTCCCATACCTCACATATTGCCAGCCTCATCTAAAACCCATCCTTCAACTATGCTCCAGCCACATTCATCTGTGCTCACCCAGTCAGCCACACAATATGAACAACCCTACAAGCAACCTTTACCAATTGATCAACAGACAAATGTAACTTCTATTGCTACATCGACACCAATCTCAGAACATTTCAAATCTTTTGTATTTACAAATGCATTGGCTTCTTTCCGGACAAGAATAGATGGCTTGTCGCATCTACACACATGTACAATCTGCAAAGAAAAGTATGTTGCTATGCATGTCAAATTAGCTCAACCTGATGTCATTTTCTCAAGATGCTATAACGAGAAGGGTGTTCACCGATTCTCTATTGCAAACATATGGACCCTGGCGAACAACCCATGGTTTTAAAATGGCTTTCACAAGTAAAAGAGATGCTTATAGAAAGGATTGCCCCTGTTTTGCAAGTTAGCCATGCCAGGGGTGGTCAATACAAATATATAGGGCACACCATTAATTTCCCACAAGACATTTCAGAAATAGCAACTACTTTGCCACGCAAATTCCAACATTTGGAGATTGTGATTATTCGAAGGACAAATCTCGAAGGAAAACAATATGACTGTTATGTAAACAAGTTCCATGTTATGGACGCATTGAATTACAAAATTCAAGATGACCAGTACTACAGTGATGTTATCATTGACGTTGCAGCTGCTAATTTATTGCCACAAACATCTACCGATATATCTGAATTTTTACATACCCTTCCAAATTCCTTTGTTCTGCAGCCTCCTTTACCAACACAAGAGCCACTCTGTAATAATGATGAAGTTGAATTACAAACCACATCATCATTCATCCTAAATTTGCCATGTTCAACCCCTAAACTAGATGCCATTAAAAAGATATTGCACCTAGATAAGGATGATCAAAATGTTGCAGCTTGGCCTGAAATAAGTTGCTCACCCATTAATGAATACAACACTGAAGGCTTGTTTGCTATGGTTTTCCCAACATTGTTCCCAAGCGGATCTGCACTACCACTCCAACCAAGGACAAAACATGTTCACttgcatgaatatgctttgcacttgatAAGATATCATGACCAAAGATTTGGACAGCGTGTTAGGTTTAGACATTATCTTTACAATCTAATTATGAGACACCATTCCCAACAATCACCTTCGGTTTTCTTACGGACCAACTTAGAAGACTCCATCCCGACTATGTGACAAGCTTTGTGTGAACAGTTGCAGTCTACACCTTCCGATCAACTGCCAAACCAATTAATACGTTTTGTAGCTTCATTACAAGGCACAAGAGATTATTGGAAAAGATCCCACAAGGATCTCACTACAATGGTACACCAATTGGGAGCACCTGCATTGTTCTTCACATTGAGTGTAGCTAATACAAAATGGCCAGAGCTACATAAATAGTTTCCAGCTAACTCCTCTTCAGAATTCCAATCCACAAAGAAAAAATTTATACAAAACATTGTCCACAATCCACACGTTACAACGTTGTTCTTGCATTTTAGATTCACAATATTTTGTGAGGAGATTATTGACAAAGTTTTGAAATCAAAAGACCATTGGTACAGGTACAAATGGAAACATCATGGCTCTGCACATATACATGGCTTTTTGTGGTTGCCAAATGCACCTAATATGGACAATTTAGACTGGTCTAACTACGATGTTGTGCAATCAGCTAAGTCCTTTTTTGATAGGTATGTTACAGCATGGAATCCTCGCAACCAAGTTGCCCGAGCCAATAGACTGCACACTGCTTCACTGTTTGATCCATGCATGGTTGATAC contains the following coding sequences:
- the LOC131049965 gene encoding replication protein A 70 kDa DNA-binding subunit A-like, with product MNAGDGIPSPLLQLLSFEKMVGDPNDNDRYKIVLSDGTYMQVAILPPKYVDLLHAETLKIGSILLLKNYACRYVWNTRTIIIFTLDVKKMDCHLVGKPRYLFKEQEEQMLGRETPPSTKRALKFNADLPCPQNAPSENISPIKNLNPYQNNWTIKGHVTNKRNMHQYNTPKCNGQVFSFDIIDEEGCEIRITSFDEIAELHYHQVEKGASYVLSKGTIKDASTIYNNLNSHLEIILTETSVLKRSTPDAVETGKKKKRSFTPINEILTTTNNTLIDVIGVVVNVGEISVIRRKDGSTVNKRIVKINDMSTLTIDVNLGARHQNN
- the LOC131049966 gene encoding replication protein A 70 kDa DNA-binding subunit A-like, translated to MHASGTFVILVVQNARVGYFNGKVIIISAPTSFEINPSIPEADPLRLRGVLQQCLDPHSSVVHSKNNQYQRISIASILQRLSIVPETIETTIAVVLRFIKEDQFYYTTCPLQFNDKECKKKCSKLAENLWLCPRCQTQFPECNYKYLLQMKLQDHTGSVWAKAFDEVGTKLLSLSANELYILQYDLTIEKTPHSILNKVMFKHYSFTALVSTDTYNFERKIKVTINKVQRLNFEDESTYLLAEIARMGATA